The segment GATCGCCCCGTCGGAACCGAGGACGAAGATCTCGCTGTTCCCCGCCACGCTGAGCGTCGCGACCAGCTCGTCGCTTTCGCCGACGTAGTCGCCGGCGAGATTGATCCCCACGCGGTGCGAGATGACGCGGCGCTTCCCGCGCCGGAGATCGACGAGGTAGAGATCCGGGTTGCCGCGGCGGTAGGAGGTGTAGACGAAGCGCGCATCATCGAGCCAGAGCGGCGAGACGACGATCTCCTCCTTCGTGTAGGCCTTCTCCCCGTGGCCGTCGTAGTCGATCGCGTAGAGGGTCTTCGCCTCCCCTTCCCGGCGGCAGTAGAGGAGCCGGGTCGTGGCGATGCCCCGTTCGCCGACGAGGAAGTAGAGGATCGCGTCCGAGACGTTGTGCGCGGCGAGACGTGCCGCCGTCCGCTCGAAGCGGTAGATCTTGCTGAAGATCACGGCGCGGCTGGAGAAATCCAGCAGCCGGGCCTCGAGGGCGAGCGATTCGCCGTCGGGGAGGAGAGCCCCCTCGAAGATGGCCGCCGCCGTCCGCCCGTCGGGGAGGGAATCCGGGCCGCCGGAGACGCGCACGGGATCGAAGAACCCGGAATAGCGGAGATCCTTCTCGAGCGTCCGCGAGACGAGATCCGCGACCGTGCGGAGCGCCTCCCCGCCGGGCGCCACGTCCCGGACGACGATCGGGATGCGCCCGCGCCCCGTCGTCTCGGTCCGGAGATAGATGTCGGTCTGCCCCGCGACCGGCCGGGACGGCAGGAGAATCAGCAGGGCGAGGAGAAGTCGCTTCGGCATG is part of the Candidatus Krumholzibacteriota bacterium genome and harbors:
- a CDS encoding PD40 domain-containing protein, with protein sequence MPKRLLLALLILLPSRPVAGQTDIYLRTETTGRGRIPIVVRDVAPGGEALRTVADLVSRTLEKDLRYSGFFDPVRVSGGPDSLPDGRTAAAIFEGALLPDGESLALEARLLDFSSRAVIFSKIYRFERTAARLAAHNVSDAILYFLVGERGIATTRLLYCRREGEAKTLYAIDYDGHGEKAYTKEEIVVSPLWLDDARFVYTSYRRGNPDLYLVDLRRGKRRVISHRVGINLAGDYVGESDELVATLSVAGNSEIFVLGSDGAIRRRITRNRAIDVSPTWAPNGRELAFVSDRTGFPQVYVCDAFGGNVRRLSESGSYNVSPAWSPHGDAIAYVSRDGWRYRLKLVSPDGLAEEIIHEDDYSYEDPSWAPDGRHIAATVRYGGVPWIVIIDVDSGEKRLLVRGESPAWSPLPPGED